Proteins from a single region of Oscillatoria sp. FACHB-1406:
- a CDS encoding MBL fold metallo-hydrolase, with amino-acid sequence MYLTWLDSNSWLIELGTQRILLDPWLVGSLVFSNSPWLFRGQRDASRPIPENIDLILLSQGLEDHAHPPTLEQLDRSIPVVASPNAAKVVQKLGYQSVTAIAHGETYTLKDCVRIQAFPGAPIGPFLTENGYLLEALESGLRLYYEPHGYHSPQVQSSAPIDVAIAPVQNLELPLAGPIIQGWDSALQMCQMLQPQVILPTAAGGEVVYDGLLEALLREKGSAEEFRAVLAQHQLETRLIEPEPGERFELNLLPKSRSTTR; translated from the coding sequence ATGTATCTCACTTGGCTCGATAGTAACTCCTGGCTTATTGAACTCGGCACGCAGAGAATCCTGCTGGATCCTTGGCTTGTCGGTTCGCTCGTTTTCAGCAATTCTCCTTGGTTATTCCGAGGACAACGGGACGCTTCTCGTCCGATTCCAGAAAATATTGACTTAATTCTGCTGTCTCAAGGGCTGGAAGATCACGCCCACCCGCCAACATTGGAGCAATTAGATCGCAGCATTCCCGTAGTTGCTTCTCCCAATGCTGCTAAAGTCGTGCAAAAATTAGGCTATCAAAGTGTCACTGCGATCGCGCACGGCGAAACCTATACCCTTAAGGATTGCGTTCGCATTCAAGCCTTTCCCGGCGCTCCAATTGGGCCATTTCTCACGGAAAATGGCTATTTATTAGAAGCGCTAGAAAGCGGGCTGCGCCTCTATTACGAACCGCACGGCTATCATTCTCCCCAAGTCCAGAGTAGCGCCCCTATCGATGTCGCGATTGCGCCCGTTCAAAACTTGGAATTGCCCCTAGCAGGGCCTATCATCCAAGGCTGGGATAGTGCCTTACAAATGTGTCAGATGTTGCAGCCCCAAGTTATTTTACCTACTGCCGCCGGGGGAGAAGTCGTTTATGACGGTCTTTTAGAAGCCTTGCTGCGCGAGAAGGGAAGTGCGGAGGAATTTCGCGCTGTCTTGGCTCAGCATCAACTGGAAACTCGCCTTATCGAACCCGAACCGGGCGAACGGTTTGAATTAAATTTGCTCCCTAAATCAAGAAGCACTACACGATAG
- a CDS encoding phospholipid carrier-dependent glycosyltransferase: MQRDGWILAGIWLEIALCDRIWLKCDRAIPAWDQTNHLTGTLNYLNAFQHAQWFSLNWWRSLWMLSSKNPPLPYIATAPFQQLFGRGQDSAMLVMLLWSALLLACTYALGKYLFNRQVGLIAACMVAIMPAMYLNRLQYLVDYPLAALVTASFYCLTRWQTVSNPSPPPPVSPSPRLPLPPSLLNALGFGFFLGLAMLTKQSVIFFLFVPSVWVVAQNLWRRAWGRLLQLLLAFILAGAIAFPWYSTNWIYFIGNFQSGIASAAVREGDPPLNTLAAWTYYFKLFPAAFSWPLSIVPIVALLLAAGRKFIAARSRRDSLRGAHPSLVSLRWLALFIASSYLLCSALVNKDARYIVPMLPALAVVLAWGLTLLPKRWGGARWGVLGLGALLAILNLFPLGGAAIGSGLRAFSLSNPSYPYTGIDLPQQAIVAEIIRTTPQLQATVGVMPVTPPFNHNNFNYYGALANFQVYGREVGVRDRRVERDLRSLDWFITKNGDLGTDKPSTLELVRRVESSNDFKLQKTWQLPDGSLTKLYHRLVPSVQVRTLSGEILRVRLDSAIAPAVVPPGQPVPVTYTWSGGLQQLRSGIVLLSWQPTFAPNSGGWIHDRAIGNGQLFSGNLTAAQQQQSFEVVERTAMLPPTSLAPGTYRLEATYLNRETGERYPIAVPSVNIRVDSNAPPTPAPELDLVTQLRNLAQKLPQGITALDPVFDDIGRINQYDPVQDYTQQAEISLKARLQQDPNNGEWAYALALSQVLQEDAEGAIAALQNVVRLDPQNPYAHAYLAFVYLYSWRGKAAQNALKPAIVLQPNSLEIQALNGVSALMQGHLIEAWQTWEKIGNRIKKI; this comes from the coding sequence ATGCAACGAGATGGATGGATTTTAGCAGGGATCTGGCTGGAGATCGCGCTTTGCGATCGCATTTGGCTAAAGTGCGATCGCGCGATTCCCGCTTGGGATCAAACCAACCACCTCACCGGCACTCTGAACTACCTCAACGCCTTCCAGCACGCGCAATGGTTCTCCCTCAACTGGTGGCGTAGTTTGTGGATGCTTTCATCAAAAAATCCGCCCCTTCCTTACATCGCGACTGCCCCCTTCCAACAGCTATTCGGGCGCGGGCAAGATTCCGCGATGCTGGTGATGCTACTTTGGAGCGCCCTTTTGCTCGCTTGCACCTATGCTTTAGGAAAATATCTTTTCAACCGCCAAGTTGGACTGATAGCCGCCTGCATGGTTGCAATTATGCCGGCAATGTACCTAAATCGGCTCCAGTACCTCGTCGATTATCCCCTAGCTGCCCTCGTTACCGCCAGTTTCTATTGCCTGACGCGCTGGCAAACAGTAAGTAATCCATCTCCCCCTCCCCCCGTCTCCCCCTCTCCCCGTCTCCCCCTCCCCCCGTCTCTCCTCAATGCGTTAGGATTTGGCTTCTTTCTCGGACTGGCAATGCTGACTAAGCAGTCCGTTATCTTCTTTTTATTCGTTCCTTCGGTTTGGGTGGTAGCGCAAAATTTGTGGCGGCGGGCTTGGGGAAGATTGCTGCAATTACTGCTTGCCTTTATCTTAGCGGGCGCGATCGCTTTTCCTTGGTATAGTACGAATTGGATTTATTTCATCGGCAATTTTCAAAGCGGCATTGCTTCTGCTGCCGTTCGGGAAGGGGATCCGCCCCTCAATACCCTCGCCGCTTGGACGTACTATTTTAAGCTGTTTCCGGCTGCCTTCTCTTGGCCGTTGTCGATCGTGCCAATTGTTGCTTTACTGTTAGCGGCGGGGCGGAAATTTATTGCGGCGCGATCTCGTAGGGATTCGCTTCGCGGCGCGCATCCTAGCTTGGTTTCGCTGCGATGGTTGGCGTTGTTTATCGCTTCTTCCTACTTACTCTGTTCGGCATTGGTGAATAAGGACGCACGCTATATTGTGCCGATGCTTCCGGCGTTGGCGGTGGTGCTGGCTTGGGGGTTGACGTTGTTACCGAAACGCTGGGGAGGCGCGCGCTGGGGCGTTTTGGGGCTGGGGGCGTTACTGGCGATCCTTAATTTATTTCCCCTAGGCGGCGCGGCGATAGGTTCGGGGTTGCGCGCGTTTTCGCTGTCCAATCCTTCCTATCCTTATACAGGTATCGATCTGCCCCAACAAGCAATCGTTGCAGAGATTATCCGCACGACACCGCAATTGCAAGCAACGGTAGGCGTAATGCCGGTTACGCCGCCGTTCAATCATAATAATTTTAATTATTATGGGGCTTTAGCGAATTTTCAGGTTTATGGGCGCGAAGTCGGCGTTAGAGATCGCCGCGTCGAACGGGATTTGCGATCGCTGGATTGGTTTATTACTAAAAATGGTGATTTGGGGACGGATAAACCTTCAACGCTGGAGTTGGTACGGCGCGTTGAAAGTAGCAACGATTTTAAACTGCAAAAAACTTGGCAGCTACCCGATGGCAGCCTCACGAAGTTATACCATCGCCTCGTCCCCTCCGTGCAAGTACGGACGCTATCCGGAGAAATACTGAGAGTGCGTTTGGACAGCGCGATCGCGCCTGCGGTCGTGCCGCCGGGACAACCCGTTCCCGTAACTTATACTTGGTCTGGGGGTTTGCAGCAGTTGCGTTCTGGGATAGTTTTATTGAGTTGGCAGCCGACGTTTGCCCCGAATTCCGGCGGTTGGATTCACGATCGCGCGATCGGCAACGGGCAACTCTTTTCGGGCAATTTAACCGCCGCGCAACAGCAACAATCGTTTGAAGTGGTGGAACGGACGGCGATGTTACCGCCGACAAGCTTAGCACCGGGAACCTATCGACTTGAAGCGACTTATTTAAACCGCGAGACGGGGGAACGTTACCCGATTGCCGTTCCTTCAGTTAATATACGGGTTGACTCGAATGCGCCCCCAACTCCCGCCCCCGAACTCGATCTTGTTACCCAACTCCGCAACTTAGCCCAAAAACTTCCCCAAGGAATTACTGCCCTAGACCCCGTTTTCGATGACATTGGGCGTATTAATCAATATGACCCCGTACAAGATTATACGCAGCAAGCCGAGATTTCTTTAAAAGCACGCTTGCAGCAAGATCCGAACAATGGGGAGTGGGCTTATGCGCTAGCATTATCGCAAGTCTTGCAGGAAGATGCGGAGGGTGCGATCGCGGCGTTGCAAAATGTGGTTCGTCTCGATCCGCAGAATCCTTACGCCCATGCTTATCTCGCCTTTGTTTACCTCTACAGTTGGCGGGGGAAAGCCGCACAAAACGCCTTAAAACCCGCGATCGTGCTGCAACCCAACAGTCTCGAAATCCAAGCCTTAAACGGCGTTTCTGCACTGATGCAGGGGCATTTAATTGAAGCTTGGCAGACTTGGGAAAAAATCGGAAATAGAATTAAAAAGATATAG
- a CDS encoding DUF2949 domain-containing protein, translated as MSPISNQFINFLQDELAIPSESIATALRRGEANTSISQLPMILWQYGLVTLQQLDLIFDWLEAA; from the coding sequence ATGTCTCCCATTTCTAACCAATTTATAAACTTCCTCCAAGACGAATTAGCGATTCCCTCTGAATCGATTGCCACTGCCTTACGTCGCGGCGAAGCCAACACCAGCATCAGTCAACTGCCCATGATCCTTTGGCAATATGGATTAGTGACGCTTCAGCAACTCGATTTAATTTTTGACTGGTTAGAAGCCGCCTAG